The genomic interval ATAATTCAAGTCATTAGCCAGTGTTTGAATTGATTTTGATAATTCACCAATTTCATCATTTGAAGTAACAGGAAGAGAAACAGAAAAATCACCTATACTTAGTTTACTAGTTGCTTCTTTCATCGAAACAAGGGGTCTTGTTAAAGCTCTAGATAAAAAGAAAATCGTTATCAGCGTAAAAAATAAGATCAATAACGCAGCAAGAAAGAAATGATTATTCAATTGTGAAATAAAATGATGAATCTGATTTTTGCTTTTGAACATGTAAACATATCCTTGATTTTGTTTTCCTCCATCATAAGATGAAACCGTTGCAATGTATTTTTCATTTTTCAAGTTTGATTGTAATATCAGTCCGTTTCTTGGTATATCATAAGTCGCTTTACTTAATATTTTTTTCATATCATCATCGATTGCTTTAGATGATTCTAATACATCACCGTCTGTATTTGTAATGACGACTTCTGTATCTGTTTGGGATTCCATTAATCCAATGTGATGAAGAGTAGCATTATCAGATGACATTTCTAGAACATCACGATGGCTATTTCCTCTTGCCCTTAATGAAGATAGTTCTTCGTTGACAAGAGAGTGTATGACATTACGATGTAAATAAACCATTGAACAAGTTTCAATGATGAAAATGCAAATAAAGAACCATAAGCCTAATTTAATTGAGATTTTCATATTCATTCACCTTTACAAGTATAGGGATATTTTAATGCGAAAATGTTGAGAAAGTATGCAGATTGAATGATATTACTTTATTGTTTCTCATTAGCAGTAACATCATATCATTCAATACAAATGCTAATTGCTTGAAAATGCATATTTTCTTCACACTTTTTAATTATTCTATTCAAATAAACATTAATCCTGAGGTGATTGAACTGAATAAGCTGAAATTAACCAAAACTGGACAGGTATATATTCCAAATTGGATAAGAAGTGAAATAAATCTTAAACCTAGCGATATAATAAATATTTTTTTAGAGGATAAAAAAATTGTAATAACAAATAAGGAAGGATATGATTACGAAAGTCAATGTGTGTTTAGCCAAAACGGAACTGTTCATATACCAAGAGAGATCAGAAGATTATGTCATATCAACTCAGAAGCTGTATTTAGTGTGACCATAAATAAAGAGGAACAGAAATTTAATTTAATTCCAGATGGTAAAGGTTAGAGTATTAACTTAAAAGGGTACACACGCACATTAATATATTGGAAACTAATGTACGAGTATTATCATGTTATTGAACGAATAAAAGTTTCAATTATAATGAAAAAAGCATCAAAATGATGCTTTTTTTGATTTCGAGTATTAGATTAATGTAATCAACGATCCGCCAACCGCTCCAGTTATGACGATAATCCATGGGGGTAACTTCCAATAGACTAGCATACTGAATAGTACCGCAGCTAAAGCGAAGTCAATTGGAGTGAGAATACTGCTAGTCCAGATAGGGTCGTAAAAAGCAGAAATAAGGATTCCAACAACGGCTGCATTTACGCCCATTAATGCTCCTCTTATTTTAGGATTACGACGTAATACATCCCAAAAAGGTAATGTGCCTAAAATAAGCAGAAACGCAGGTAAGAAAATTGCAATGGTCGCTAATAAACCACCTTGCCATCCATTCATAACTGTACCTAGATAGGCAGCAAATGTAAACAGTGGACCTGGAACAGCTTGTGTTGCTCCATAACCAGCCAAGAATGCTTCTTCACTAAGCCATCCTGTTGGTACAAATTCACGTTCTAATAAAGGCAAAACGACATGACCACCACCAAAGACTAATGAACCCGATCGATAAAAGCTATCAAACATAGCAATCCAATTTAAAGAAGATACTTCACTTAAAATTGGCAGAAGAATAAGTAATCCGAAAAATAATGTTAAGCAAAAAATGGCAGTACCTTTTGAAATTGGAAATTCGATTCTTGAATCATCACGATCTGTGTTTTTTCTATATAAATAAAATCCAGCTAATCCAGCAATAAGTATGACTCCTACTTGTGTAAATGCAGTTTGCCATAAAAGTGTACTTACTAATGCAAATAAAGCAAGTGCCTTCCTTTTTAAATCTGGAGTAAGCTTTTGCGCCATTCCTAAGATGGCGTGTGCGACAACAGCAACTGCAACGATTTTTAATCCATGTATCCAACCAGCATCTGCTACATTTAATCCCTGAAGAATGTAAGCAAAGATGATTAGTGCTAAGACAGAGGGAAGCGTAAACCCAATAAAGGAAATAATCCCTCCCAAAACTCCAGCACGCATAACGCCAATCCCAATCCCTACTTGACTACTGGCTGGTCCAGGTAGAAATTGACAAAGTGCAACTAGATCTGCATAGCTTTTTTCATCCATCCATTTCCTTCTGCGGATATATTCTTCATGAAAGTACCCTAAGTGGGCGATTGGTCCACCAAAGGATGTTAATCCGAGCCTCGTTGAAACAATAAGAATTTCAAACAATGAACGAAATACATGATGCATATTAGCTTGTCTCATGAGTGAGTTCACCTTCTTTATTAGTCATTCATTTCTTTGAAACGTTCGATATTAATCATTTTATCATTCACTTTTCTTTTTTCTCGTCTAAAAGCTAATATTTACAAAAAATTTACATGTAACTTTCTGTGATTCAAAAACATGGACGTGATTACAACTACAAAGAGAGTTCAGTTCATAAGGATGCTAGTATCGCGGATTCCATAATCGTGCTTAACATCCACGAATGGATTTTTGTTTTATCCCTTGATTCCAAAAAGAATTTCGCTGAAAATATAAGATGACTAAAGTCAATAGGGGTGAAATATGAAGGTTAAAATCTTGTTCATTAGTATACTATCAACATTTATAATATCTGCTTGTTCTGGACAATCAAAAGTTGTAGAAAATATGGGCGAACATGCCAGTCATCAAGAACATACTAGCTATGATATTCAAGAGGAAACGAAAGGTATAAGCGAAATCCCTCATTTTCTAAAAGATAAACCTGAGGATATGCAAATTATTTACACTGCTGCAGCAAAAAATAAGGAGTTGCTTGAAAACATTCCATGCTACTGTGGTTGTGGAGAATCTGCAAATCATAAAAATAATTATGATTGCTTTGTGTTTGAGAATAAGGTAAGTGGTGCTATCGTGTGGGATGATCATGGAACAAAATGTGGAGTTTGTTTAGAGATCGCTGCTCAATCCATTCTTGATTACCAAGAAGGAAAAAGCATAAAAGAGATTCGCTCGGAGATTGATGAAATGTACAAAGATGGTTATGCAAGACCTACACCAACACCAGAAGTATAAATCGAATAACATTCAGCTGCCGCAAAAGGGCAGCTTTTTCATGTTCGCAAAAGTTACATATAAGAAAGAAACTTGATGCGAGGGAGATGATAGATAGATAAACTACTAATTAATCTATTTTGTATTTAATAATACTTGTTGCATCAAATACTCAGCATCCCTTCCAACACCTTGAAGGAGGGCTGATCCTGTTCTGTATTGCCAAGGCAGGCCTAAAAAAAATAATCCTCTTATTGATGTTACACCTCTTTGGTGAATAGGAACTCCCTTTTTATCAAATACACTTGGTGTATGAATCCAGCCATAATTTCCATTAAAGCCAGTTGACCAAATGATGTTTGCTGCTTCTATTTTACTATTGTCTTCAAAAACGATATGATCATTTACCACAGATTTTGCCCTTAGTTTTAATGTGATTTTTCCATTCTTAAGTAAAGATTTTAATTCATATCCAAAAATAGGGTCAGGCATTTCCTTAAAAAATTCTCCGAATTTACTGTTTGTATGTACCTTTAATATTCCAAGTTTATCAAACCACCAAAATATGCTTTTATTACCTAAATCTTGAGGCAGGAATTTCAGTTTATGCCCAACTGATAAATAGACATTTCTATCATTTGATAACTCAACAGCAATTTGTGAACCAGAATTTCCTCCTCCTACAACCAATGCAGGACCTTGTTTTAATTGTTTAGAATTTTTATAATTTGATGAATGCAGTTGGAGAACCTGATCGGAAAGTAAACGTGAGAAGTCTGGGATATAAGGATGTTGAAAAGGTCCTGTTGCAATAACTACTTGCTTAGCCGTATAGTCCCCGCGATTCGTTGTTAGCAAAAAGTTAGTTGCTGTTTGTTCTAGTTTGGAAATAGATGTATTTAGGAGGATTGGTAGTGAGAATGTTTCTGCATATTTCGTTAAATAATCTGCCATTTCATCTTTGGTAGGATAGTGATTTGGCATACCGTCTAATTCCAAACCAGGCAATGAACTATATGAAACTGGTGTAAATAATGTTAATGAATCATAACGGTTCTTCCAGGCCTCACCAATCGTAAGTCCTTTATCTAAAATAAGAAATGTTAACTTTGTTTGTTTCAGATAATAACCCATAGATAGTCCTGCCTGGCCTGAACCAACAATGATAACATCATAAATCATGACTTATCTCTCCCTATAATAAGTTCGTATTAATTTCCAAATTATAGCATAAATCCGGATGTTATGAATAAATTAATTTTTTTATAAGAATTGAGAAATAAGAACTTGTAGAGAGGGTAAAATAGTCATGGATTGAATGGTGGAAATTCTACTAACTTAAAAGAGAGGGTATAAATAAAAAGGAATAGTAGAAAAACATCTACTAATGATGGTTAGTAAAAGAATATTATTTAGTTCAACTTTAATGACCGTAGTTTTAGGTGTTCTCGCTCTAATAATAGAGTCTATTACCAGTTCTATGCCGTAAAGGGAGTGATTTATGCACTCCCTTTAATGCTTTCTACGGTCGTAAAATTGACTTCTTTGCAAGTCCAGTTTATATTTTCGATAACGTTTAACAGACAAATTTCGCATTGGACACTCGCCAATCTTAAAAAGGCATGTTTCACGACCAGCACCATTCAATTTAGAAATGGTGCTCAAGTGCTTTACACACTTACTTCTACAGTAAAACTGCATCTTTAGGAAGGAATGAAAAAGAAACCAATTGCAGCGGAAATAACCCCTAATCCAAATGATGATACGACATAAAGGATGGCTATTTTTATTTTATTTGAGTATATAAGCGTGATTGTCTCGTATCCAAATGTTGAAAAGGTTGTATATGCTCCACAAAATCCCACCCCGATAAAGTACCAAGCCCAATCAGATAGTTGATTTGAATGATGCAAATTAGCAATTATGCCAAGTAAAAATGATCCTGAAATATTAATAAGCCATGTACCCATTGGAAATGGATACATTCTCTTTGTTCTGTTACTAATAAAACTGCCAAATAAAAATCTTAAAGCCGCACCTAAAGATCCACCTAGTCCTATTAACCAAATCATACAGTATCACCTCTTTTTCGATTTAAAAGAGCTACTTTACTGCCTAAGAAGGTTAATAGTAGACCAAGTATCATTGTTGAGAGCACATAAACCAGTGCAGTAACATAAAGTCCCTTTAGGAACAATTGAATGGTCTCTACTGAAAATGTTGAGAATGTTGTAAAGGAACCGATAAATCCTGTTCCAAAAATAAAGGTATATGCTGGGTTTATTGTTTTTCTGTGATTAACAAATGTTAAAAACCACCCTAGAATAAAACAACCGATAAGATTAACAGAAAGTGTTGCTAACGGAAATCCATTTTCAGTGTATAGCCATTCTCCAACAGAATATCTGCAAATAGTACCTAAAAACCCACCAATTATCACGAATAATAAAGACATAGGAAATCACCAATCTAAACGTTTATATTAAATAAGTTCAATTTCTCGGAGCCCAAAGCATAATGGATACACCAATTAAACAAATAAAGGCACCTATCCAATCATATGTATCGGGCACTTTTTTATCGATTCCCCAGCCCCAAAGGACAGACAAAATAATAAAAACACCGCCATAAGCAGCGTACACTCTGCCGAAAGAAGGGAATAATTGAAACGTAGCGATCACCCCATATAGAGCTAAAGCTATGCCACCACCTATTCCAAAATAGTATGGCTTTCCTTCACGTAACCATAACCAGATAAGATAACCTCCGCCAATTTCAGTTATTCCAGCTAGAAGAAATAATGCAATGATAGTAAACACTTTTAACACCTACAATCAACGTTCACTTAAATAGTATCATTTTTACATATGATAACATATCAAATCACAAGGAGAGTAGTTACTTCGATATGTCTCTTGTTCGTGTCGGTTTTTATCAAATGTACGATTTTTCTTTTAAGTTGATAGATTATAAGGGGAAGGTGATCGTTTTATTTAAAAAATTGATAGATTTCATTTCCATGCATCTGCTATTACTGTCCAGAATCAATCTTTCACATCTAAACCTATTATCTTAGTTGGAGAATTGCCTTTGAATTGTTAAATATTGACCTTTACTATTACAATAATCCTATTTTATATATGATATATTTGTTAAGGGTTAGGTAGAAAGTAGGAGGGATATAACTATGTTTTTTAAAAAAGTGAAACAATCATATGATAGGATCCAAATTACAAATGGGAAAGCAGCTATTAACGTTTCTCCGGGAAGTGACATTGAGAAGCAAATTCAGATGATAGCACTAACAAAAGAAGATCTGGAGATTATTCATGCTTTACAACCGTTTGTAGCTGAAAATATTGATAAAATTGTTGGAGGGTTTTATCGCAATTTAGAGAATGAACCATCTTTATTTAAGATTATAAATGATCATAGTTCAATTGAAAGATTGAAAAAAACCCTAACTAAACATATAGCAGAAATGTTTGATGGTGTAATAGATGGAGAATATTTTGAAAAGAGAATCCGAATTGCACAAATACACGTGAGAATCGGGTTAAAAACAAAGTGGTATATGTGTGCTTTTCAGGATTTGTTCCTTTCATTAGTTGAAATTATTGAAGAGAAGCTTATACATAAAGAAGACTATTATTTAGCAATTAAGGCTGTATCAAAAATATTAAATCTTGAACAACAATTGGTTCTTGAAGCCTATGACGCTGAATCTGATAGATTAAGAAGACAAAACGAAGAGCAAAAGATCTTGATTAGGGAAAATGTCGCAAGTGCATCAGAAAATCTTGCAGCCATTTCTGAAGAAACGAATGCAACTTTTCACCAATTGGAAGCTCAATCTTATGAAATTGTATCCCTTGCAAATAAAGGAACAGAATTATCTATATTGGCTGAAGAACGTGCTGAAGATGGAAAAGAGCAGTTAGGTAAACAAAATGCTAATATGCAAAGTATTTCTAGTGCGGTAAATGACATATCAAAAGATGTACAGGTATTATTAGAAATCAGTAAAGAAATGCAGGAAATTGTTAACATTGTCACTAGTGTTGCAGACCAGACAAATTTATTGTCATTAAACGCTGCGATCGAAGCCGCTAGAGCCGGCGAACATGGCCGAGGTTTTTCAGTCGTGGCAGATGAAGTTCGAAAGCTTTCTGAAGAGACAAAGGTATCGGTTACGAACGTAGCTAATTTAATTCTTAATACAAATTCTCAAGTCGAAAAGTTAACACAATCGCTCGGGAAAATCAGGGATTCAGTAACGAATGGCAGCAATAGCATGAAAGAAACAGATATGCACTTTGAAGAAATCCTTAAAACGATGAGTGAAACAAAACGTCAAAATAACAAGATTGAACATGAACTCGTTTCTTTTGTTAACGTAGTAAATGAAATCGGAAAGGCATTTGAAGAGGTTGCCTTATCTGCGGATAGTCTTACAACTATAACACATGAAATGAATTAGTACTCTTAAGAGAGAGGAATGGAGAAGTTGACCAAGATTGAAGAGTTGCCATTTCAACTTGAAAGTTATTTAATGCTCGGAGATGCGGTTATTATTACCGATTACAAGCATATTATTGTTAATGTAAACAAGGAATTCGAAAAGGTAACCGGTTATTCAGGGGATTCCATAATTGGCGAACATGCTCGATTTATGAAGTCAAAGATGACACCAAAGTCAACCTACACATCACTAAAAAAGATGTTAAGTGAAGGTAAGCCGTGGTCAGGTGTGTTTGTCAATCGAAAAAAGTCCGGTGAAATCTGGCATTCGTCAATCACGATTTCTCCGATACAGGTTGGAATGGATGTGTACTTTGTTGGTGTTTTTCGTGAATTAGAACAATTAAAGCAAGGTATTTATCTCTCAGAAAATAAACGAATAGAAACACAGAGAGAATTACTTAAGGTTCTAGCTATTTCTTGTGAAATTCGTGACCCGGGCATTGAAGAACATTTATTTCGAGTACAGGAATTAACCGAAATGCTAATTACAGAACATGTTCAAAGACATCATTTAAAGATTCCAAAAAATACCGTACATCATATTATTCATTCAAGTATTCTCCATGATATCGGAAAATCCGGTATCCCTGAAGGAATCTTGTATAAACCAGGTCCATTGACAACATATGAGCGAAAAATAATTGAAATGCACCCTTTGATGGGTGTCGATATCGTTAATAAATTTTCGAAAGAATTACATTCAGAATTAATTTTTAATCAAGATATTGTACGGAATATTATTCTTTATCATCATGAAAAGTGGGATGGAACAGGATACCCGAATCAATTAAGTGGTGAGGATATTCCCTTAGAAGCGAGAATTGTAGCAGTTGTCGATGTTTACGATGCATTGACAAGCCGAAGACCATATAAAGACTCTTGGACGACAGAGGATGCACTATCTTTTATTTACGAACAAAAAGGGAAACATTTTGACCCATTCATTGTTGAAACATTTTTAGATCATTTTGAGCGTAAAGCCATCATTAGTTAATTATTTTTTCTTTTACATTTCTATCATTTAATATATATTTCTAGCAATGGATGAGTTTCATCCATTGCTATTACTCAAACAACAAAAGGCTGTTTAAATGGAAGTCTCCTACTAAAGTTATCCTTATTTTTATTGGCTGTTTTAACAAACTTTGTTGCTATTTACTTAGTAGTGCGGAGGGGTTGATTGTAGCGAGAGATGCACGATGACCGCGGGGCGGGCGGTAAGCCTCCTCGGCGTAAACGCCTGCGGGGTCTCACCTGTCCCGCTACACCCGCAGGAGTCTCGCAATCTGCTCCAATCAACCTTAAATAGTTTTTTGCTTAAAAAACAACAATCTTTTAGAAAAGAGCCTTTTTATTAAACTCTGTTGCAATACCTACATCAAATTTCATAACCATTCTTTTTTATTCAATAACAAGACTTCTTACTGCTTTCTATGTACGTTTCATTTTAATGGATAGAATGTATGTGAGGAAAAATGACAACATTAAGGGAAAATGAAGCATTAGAAGGTAAGGTATATATATAATTCTGAATATTCTTGTTTTCTAAGTGTTTATGAATGAAAGATAGAAGTGTTGACAAAGAATAGAATCGATATGAATGATTTGGATACTTATTTTAATTTAATCATGTTAGATTTCAGCGAGACGGCGGAACAAGTTGGTTATCTCTACAATTTTCATAAAAAATTGGAAAGGGGATTTTTCATGAGACAATTATTATGGGGAAATCCTGAAACACTTCGTCGCTTGTTATGTGAACTTGTCAGTTGGGATAGTCGAACTCTAACAGAGGGGGAACGAACATTTACTAGTAAGCTTCAAGAAAAGCTAAGAATGCTGGATTATTTCAAAAAAAATCCTGAACACTTATCACTTCATAAAGCAGACCTTGGAAGGTGTTTTGTAGGTGCATTATACAAGCATCAAGATGCAGAAGAGACAATTGTCTTAATAAGTCATTTTGACACGGTTCAAACAGATGAATATGGTGATCTTGAACCATATGCTTGTCAACCAGAGGAGTTAACAAAGATCCTTCATAATCGAAAAGATGATCTTTCCCAAGAAGCTCGAGCTGATTTAGAGTCAGGGGAGTATTTGTTCGGTCGAGGGACAATGGATATGAAAATGGGGCTTGCTATTCATATGGCTCTCATAGAAAAAGCAAGTGTTGAAGAGTGGCCGATCAACCTTCTTTTGTTATCAGTTCCTGATGAAGAAGTGAATTCGTCAGGTATGCGAGCAGCGGTAAAACAACTTGTAGCCATTCGGGATAAATATAATCTTAAATACAAACTGTTTCTAAATAGTGAGCCATCATTTTCACAAAAACCTGGTGATAACAAACATTATATTTATACTGGATCAATGGGAAAGATCATGCCTGCAGCTCTTTTCTATGGAAAAGAAACACATGTTGGTGAACCACTGAAAGGAATAACAGCTAATTATATCGCTTCATATCTTACACAGCTTATAGAGTGGAACCCTCTTTTTTGTGAAAGTGATCTTGGTGAAAGCACACCATTACCAGTTTCACTCCAGCAAAAAGATTTAAAAATGCAATACTCAACACAAACACCATATAGTGCAGCAGCACTTTACAATATATTTATATTGAAAAGAACCGCTCAAGATATAATGGAAATATTTGAGCAACTTGCACAAGAAGCGGCGCAAAGGTGCAATGATGCCTATCGAGCAATTTGCCGGCGTGAACAAATTGAAGGTGTTGGTAATGTTAGAGTATTGAGATATGAGAATTTAGTTGAGCATGCTGTAGAGAAGTTCGGAACAACGTTTATTAAACAAATAAAGAGGGAAATACTCGAGAATCCTGAATGGGATGAACGGGAAAAGTCGATCAGAATTGCTGATAAATTGATGATTCAATGCCAAGAACTAGCTCCGGCTATCATATTATTATTTGCACCGCCATATTACCCAGCTGTCAATTCGTCAAATGATCCGTTAATTATTAAATCTGTGCAATTAATGAAGGAGGCTGCAAGCAAGTTTGAGTTGGAACTTAGTCAAATTCACTACTTTAATGGGATTTGTGATTTAAGTTATGTTCAATATAAAGATGATGCAGATGGTTTAACGATTTTTGAAAGGAATGCACCTGTCTGGGGAGATTCTTACACAATCCCGTTTGGAGAGATGCTCCAACTTCAAGCACCGGTTCTCAATATAGGGCCATTTGGCAAAGATGCACATCAACGTACGGAGCGTCTCCATATAGATAGTGGTTTTATTCATACTCCATTCATGCTTGAAAGCTTAATAAAGAGTATGTTTTTTAGTAAGCTGGAGAATGTCTGTTAACAAGACTGATGAAAAAAGCTTTAAAGTCAACTGGTAAGGTCGAATGATTACGACTTAAACAGTTGGCTTTTTCATGTTTTAAATTCGTTTCAACATGCTGTACCTTTTATAAAACCATGAAGGTTGAAAACATTGATCCTTACATTGTGCAAACCTATTCATAAAGATTGGTCTAAAAAAGGATCCTAAGGGTATGCGATAGGGATAAAAGAGATTTTAAAAAGTTTAAATTAGGTGCTAAGATAAGGTATTATAGTCATTTTAAAGTAACTAAAATAAAAGAACAATAATATAGATGTTTTTTGGGTTTGGAGGGTTTTTATTGTGATTACTTTAGGTCCTAGAGCACTAAAGACGGGGATATCAGTTACACTTGCTTTATATATTTGTTATTTCTTTGGATTAGAGCCGGCTGTTTTTGCTGCAATTGCAGCTGTTTTTTCAATGCAGCCTTCTATTTATCGAACATGGAGACAAATGCTTGATCAGTTAATGACAAATACATTTGGCGCGATTATTGCTTTATTAGCAGTAAAGTTTTTGGATCAAACACCTCTTACGATAGGTGTTGTCTTAATATTTGTTATTTTAATTAGTTTGAAACTTAAAATGGAAGGCAACATCATTTCCCTTACAATAGTGACTGTTTTAGCAATCATGACTGCTCCTGGGAATGAGGATTGGTTGTATGCATTGAATCGTTTTACGATTATGATGATCGGAATTTTTACTGCATTTCTTATCAATGCCTTATTATTTCCACCAAAATTTAAACAAATTTATTATCAAAAAGTACAGGAAGCATTTCAGACATTATCCTTGCTGCTTAGAACAGCCATTTCAGATGAACTAACCGAAAAAACATTTAAAGAAAACTGGGCAATGTTAATAAAGAGTAGAGAAAAACTCGAGGAACAATACAAAATATTCGATGAAGAACGAGAGAAAATGGCTAAAATAAATCCTTTGAATGTGAGAGAAATAGTCGTGTTCAAACAAATGTTGAAGACAATAAAGCAAGGTGAAGCTGTATTGGAAGTGATTGATGAACATTACTTTCAAAGTAAAACAAACGATGAAGAGAATCAGCTATTTGATCAGTTTCTCGAACATCTCATTAAATGCCATGAGTATTATTTGTTGAAATATGAAGGAAAAGTAAAAATTGAAGATTCTGATACGATCTCAATAAACGAAGAAGAACTAAAGCTATTTTTTGAAAAACTCTTAAATAACTACAAAGAAGACCCAGATAATAAAATGAGAATTATATCAGTTGGAGTTTCAGTATTTGAGTATGCTTTTCAATTACAAAGATTTAATAAACTATTGGATAGTTATTTAAAGAAAACCATTTTATGAACACAATCATAAAATGGTTTGTGAAATTATTTTTAGTGTTCGCTACTGATAAAATTGTGACAGATTTCCTTGATAGGGTTAAGCGTGTCGCAGAATTTGAAAAGTAGGCAGATCGCTTTCTCTTGAATAATTACGGTAAAAGAGAATTAAACTAACTACTATCTAGCTAATCAATTAGGAGTAGAATAGTGAGAATAAATCCATTTAAGAGGAAAATAAATAGAAAATCAAAGCCATTTATTGTGCTATTAATTATGCACGTAATCGTGTTAGGTTTTACTTTTATTAAAAAAAGGGATAAAAGATATTTTGTATTATTCCTATCAAACATTGGGTTTGCATATCTTTTTGAATTTTTTGTTCTGAACTTATTCCATGGTTATACATATTATCCGAACATATTAAAGAATAAAAAACTCGATAATTATTTGGGTGCAATATTTTCACAAGCTATATATGTTCCAATTGCTGCAACAGCCATTACAGCATTTCGATTAAAATGGAAATGGAAATTGATTTTTTCAATCTTTTTTGTTTTGATTGAACTTCTTTTTGTTCGTTTGAAGATTTTTCGTAATAACTGGTGGAAGACAACGTATACTTTCTTATTTTTACTTGTATGTTTTATAGGAAGTGACAAGTGGTTTCAATTATTAAAAAAAGAACAGCCAATTGTTAAGTGGATTACCTCCTTTATGTCGATGTATACCTACAATATGAATGTCTTCTTTATCCTATCCGTATTTAAATTGCTGAAGATGGGAGATGGTGTCATTCAAACCTGGAATAAACATTTTTCCATTGTCCCTTTTTATTCCTATTTTTTAACGGCAGTTACTCTCATCACGTATAAAATGAAGTGGAAATATTCCAATCTAATGGGCGTTCTCTTTATTTCTTATATTGATTACATTTTGCTTTTAAATAAAGTATTTAAACACAAACGAACAATTATTATTTTATTTCCACTACATGTCTTCATGTTTCTTTTCTCTACAAAATTATTTACGATTATTTTTGAAGAAGAATAAAAAAAGTTAGAGACGGTGGGGCAAAAAATAATAAAGCTTGTAAACATACCTCAAGGAAAAACAGGATAAATCGAGTGAATAACCACAGAGGA from Metabacillus sediminilitoris carries:
- a CDS encoding globin-coupled sensor protein — its product is MFFKKVKQSYDRIQITNGKAAINVSPGSDIEKQIQMIALTKEDLEIIHALQPFVAENIDKIVGGFYRNLENEPSLFKIINDHSSIERLKKTLTKHIAEMFDGVIDGEYFEKRIRIAQIHVRIGLKTKWYMCAFQDLFLSLVEIIEEKLIHKEDYYLAIKAVSKILNLEQQLVLEAYDAESDRLRRQNEEQKILIRENVASASENLAAISEETNATFHQLEAQSYEIVSLANKGTELSILAEERAEDGKEQLGKQNANMQSISSAVNDISKDVQVLLEISKEMQEIVNIVTSVADQTNLLSLNAAIEAARAGEHGRGFSVVADEVRKLSEETKVSVTNVANLILNTNSQVEKLTQSLGKIRDSVTNGSNSMKETDMHFEEILKTMSETKRQNNKIEHELVSFVNVVNEIGKAFEEVALSADSLTTITHEMN
- a CDS encoding chromate transporter; its protein translation is MRQANMHHVFRSLFEILIVSTRLGLTSFGGPIAHLGYFHEEYIRRRKWMDEKSYADLVALCQFLPGPASSQVGIGIGVMRAGVLGGIISFIGFTLPSVLALIIFAYILQGLNVADAGWIHGLKIVAVAVVAHAILGMAQKLTPDLKRKALALFALVSTLLWQTAFTQVGVILIAGLAGFYLYRKNTDRDDSRIEFPISKGTAIFCLTLFFGLLILLPILSEVSSLNWIAMFDSFYRSGSLVFGGGHVVLPLLEREFVPTGWLSEEAFLAGYGATQAVPGPLFTFAAYLGTVMNGWQGGLLATIAIFLPAFLLILGTLPFWDVLRRNPKIRGALMGVNAAVVGILISAFYDPIWTSSILTPIDFALAAVLFSMLVYWKLPPWIIVITGAVGGSLITLI
- the crcB gene encoding fluoride efflux transporter CrcB yields the protein MIWLIGLGGSLGAALRFLFGSFISNRTKRMYPFPMGTWLINISGSFLLGIIANLHHSNQLSDWAWYFIGVGFCGAYTTFSTFGYETITLIYSNKIKIAILYVVSSFGLGVISAAIGFFFIPS
- a CDS encoding AbrB/MazE/SpoVT family DNA-binding domain-containing protein, with protein sequence MNDITLLFLISSNIISFNTNANCLKMHIFFTLFNYSIQININPEVIELNKLKLTKTGQVYIPNWIRSEINLKPSDIINIFLEDKKIVITNKEGYDYESQCVFSQNGTVHIPREIRRLCHINSEAVFSVTINKEEQKFNLIPDGKG
- a CDS encoding flavin-containing monooxygenase; the protein is MIYDVIIVGSGQAGLSMGYYLKQTKLTFLILDKGLTIGEAWKNRYDSLTLFTPVSYSSLPGLELDGMPNHYPTKDEMADYLTKYAETFSLPILLNTSISKLEQTATNFLLTTNRGDYTAKQVVIATGPFQHPYIPDFSRLLSDQVLQLHSSNYKNSKQLKQGPALVVGGGNSGSQIAVELSNDRNVYLSVGHKLKFLPQDLGNKSIFWWFDKLGILKVHTNSKFGEFFKEMPDPIFGYELKSLLKNGKITLKLRAKSVVNDHIVFEDNSKIEAANIIWSTGFNGNYGWIHTPSVFDKKGVPIHQRGVTSIRGLFFLGLPWQYRTGSALLQGVGRDAEYLMQQVLLNTK
- the crcB gene encoding fluoride efflux transporter CrcB; its protein translation is MSLLFVIIGGFLGTICRYSVGEWLYTENGFPLATLSVNLIGCFILGWFLTFVNHRKTINPAYTFIFGTGFIGSFTTFSTFSVETIQLFLKGLYVTALVYVLSTMILGLLLTFLGSKVALLNRKRGDTV
- a CDS encoding YnfA family protein, translated to MFTIIALFLLAGITEIGGGYLIWLWLREGKPYYFGIGGGIALALYGVIATFQLFPSFGRVYAAYGGVFIILSVLWGWGIDKKVPDTYDWIGAFICLIGVSIMLWAPRN
- a CDS encoding PCYCGC motif-containing (lipo)protein; its protein translation is MKVKILFISILSTFIISACSGQSKVVENMGEHASHQEHTSYDIQEETKGISEIPHFLKDKPEDMQIIYTAAAKNKELLENIPCYCGCGESANHKNNYDCFVFENKVSGAIVWDDHGTKCGVCLEIAAQSILDYQEGKSIKEIRSEIDEMYKDGYARPTPTPEV